One region of Candidatus Polarisedimenticolaceae bacterium genomic DNA includes:
- a CDS encoding LOG family protein translates to MSARGAVAVFGSSEPAEGDPLYEAARRVGGLLARAGYDVVTGGYGGVMEGASRGAVEGGGRSVGVTCSIFAARTPNAFLSAAHETDDLIARMAELVRRSDGFVVLHGKSGTLAELTLLWALHRAGSLGPRPVVLLGAAWRPFLHHLVKGNMIESAELAITRVADEPEEAVASIDTLLCAEGGRGE, encoded by the coding sequence TTGAGCGCGCGCGGCGCGGTCGCGGTGTTCGGCTCGTCCGAGCCGGCCGAGGGCGATCCGCTCTACGAGGCGGCGCGCCGCGTCGGCGGTCTCCTCGCCCGCGCGGGCTACGACGTCGTCACCGGCGGCTACGGCGGCGTCATGGAGGGCGCCTCGCGCGGCGCTGTCGAGGGCGGCGGCCGCTCGGTCGGCGTCACCTGCTCGATCTTCGCGGCGAGGACACCGAACGCCTTCCTGAGCGCAGCGCACGAGACCGACGACCTCATCGCGCGGATGGCCGAGCTGGTCCGGCGGTCCGACGGCTTCGTCGTGCTCCACGGGAAGTCCGGCACGCTCGCCGAGCTGACGCTGCTCTGGGCGCTCCACCGGGCGGGGAGCCTCGGCCCGCGCCCCGTGGTACTTTTGGGGGCCGCGTGGCGGCCGTTCCTCCATCACCTGGTGAAGGGGAACATGATCGAGAGCGCCGAGCTCGCGATCACGCGCGTGGCGGACGAACCGGAGGAAGCGGTCGCCTCGATCGACACGCTCCTCTGCGCGGAGGGCGGACGTGGGGAGTAG
- the lepB gene encoding signal peptidase I — MGSRTGYGDDRATVGDGPPPKGIVRDYAETILICVIFVVFTRAFIFQQSKIPSGSMEDTLLIGDYIMVNRYIYSPADSAIEKMLLPSRDVRRGDVIVFKYPDTPEIDYIKRVIGLPGDTVEIRRGYVYVNGEKLDEPYVKDAYRLADSREPVKIPEGHYWVMGDHRDRSADSRVWGTVPRELIKGRAVLIWWSYTEGPNDINLRGWDQLKAILSKVAHLVTRSRWSRCFTLIH, encoded by the coding sequence GTGGGGAGTAGGACGGGCTACGGGGACGACCGCGCGACGGTGGGCGACGGGCCGCCGCCGAAGGGGATCGTCCGCGACTACGCCGAGACGATCCTGATCTGCGTGATCTTCGTCGTCTTCACGCGGGCGTTCATCTTCCAGCAGTCCAAGATTCCCAGCGGCTCCATGGAAGACACGCTGCTCATCGGCGACTACATCATGGTCAACCGCTACATCTACTCTCCCGCGGACTCCGCGATCGAGAAGATGCTGCTCCCCTCGCGCGACGTGCGCCGGGGCGACGTCATCGTCTTCAAGTATCCGGACACCCCCGAGATCGACTACATCAAGCGCGTCATCGGCCTGCCGGGAGACACGGTCGAGATCCGCCGCGGCTACGTCTACGTCAACGGCGAGAAGCTCGACGAGCCTTACGTGAAGGACGCCTACCGGCTCGCCGACTCGCGGGAGCCGGTCAAGATTCCCGAGGGCCACTACTGGGTCATGGGCGACCACCGCGACCGCTCGGCCGACAGCAGGGTCTGGGGCACGGTCCCCCGCGAGCTCATCAAGGGCCGCGCGGTCCTCATCTGGTGGTCGTACACCGAGGGTCCGAACGACATCAATCTGCGGGGGTGGGACCAGCTCAAGGCGATCCTGAGCAAGGTCGCCCACCTCGTCACCCGGTCGCGCTGGAGCCGCTGCTTCACCCTGATCCACTGA
- a CDS encoding DnaJ domain-containing protein — protein MRPAAAPPSPPSPFRQFPRLLCEKAAGSGILTASRGRLKRLFCLEKGWVVYATSNLLEEQYAEYLVRSGILTPDQRAHAVETAALKKISVAAVLLDAGRPSPESLRRAMDGLIRELLTSTLEWPDGAFSFEDGAPKLDGEVTARLAIRPFVIAHAKRHPASLDALRIRIGPPDLRPVVPPKAAASAGDMDALGTYLLEHCDGSRDLAELVKGSPAEEEPTLRLIYGLLLAGWLEPEDPKIRRSRELKTEATITREEALGRLSLATGQDHYGVLGLDRTARPDAIRESYYALARRYHPDRFRSGSLADLLPRFEEFFTHVTEAYNTLSDAEGRAEYDQMLLSAHTDTDRKGADTGGYARQNYLRGRALIAQRKLNEGITFLENAVQIDPSHAEYHLELGLALAKNPRHREAAEIRLLQAIELAPTSVAAYLALSQMYLKAGRPGRAVRMAKEALRWEPGHLEAQEVIVQAGSAATDDRDDLKRAIFGGS, from the coding sequence GTGAGGCCCGCGGCGGCGCCGCCGTCACCCCCTTCACCGTTCCGGCAGTTCCCCCGCCTCCTCTGCGAGAAAGCGGCCGGCTCGGGAATCCTGACCGCATCGCGCGGCCGCCTGAAGCGCCTCTTCTGTCTCGAGAAGGGCTGGGTCGTCTACGCCACGTCGAACCTGCTCGAGGAGCAGTACGCCGAGTATCTCGTCCGCTCGGGCATCCTCACGCCCGATCAACGCGCCCACGCCGTGGAGACGGCGGCGCTCAAGAAGATCTCCGTCGCGGCGGTCCTTCTCGATGCCGGCCGTCCGTCGCCGGAGAGCCTGCGCCGCGCGATGGACGGGCTGATCCGCGAGCTCCTCACGTCGACCTTGGAGTGGCCCGACGGCGCGTTCTCCTTCGAGGACGGCGCGCCGAAGCTCGACGGCGAGGTGACCGCGCGCCTGGCGATCCGGCCGTTCGTCATCGCCCATGCGAAGCGGCATCCCGCGTCGCTGGACGCGCTCAGGATCCGGATCGGTCCTCCCGACCTCCGGCCGGTCGTCCCGCCGAAGGCTGCGGCGTCCGCGGGCGATATGGACGCTCTCGGCACCTATCTCCTCGAGCACTGCGACGGGAGCCGCGACCTCGCGGAGCTCGTCAAGGGCTCGCCCGCCGAGGAGGAGCCGACGCTCCGGCTGATCTACGGCCTGCTCCTCGCCGGCTGGCTCGAGCCCGAGGATCCCAAGATCCGGCGCTCGCGCGAGCTCAAGACCGAGGCGACGATCACACGCGAGGAGGCGCTCGGGCGGCTCAGCCTCGCCACCGGCCAAGACCACTACGGCGTGCTCGGCCTCGACCGGACCGCGCGTCCCGACGCGATCCGTGAGTCGTACTACGCGCTCGCGCGCCGTTATCACCCGGACCGCTTCCGCTCCGGGTCGCTCGCCGACCTGCTCCCGCGCTTCGAGGAGTTCTTCACGCACGTCACCGAGGCCTACAACACGCTCTCGGACGCCGAGGGCCGCGCGGAGTACGACCAGATGCTCCTCTCCGCGCACACCGATACCGACCGCAAGGGCGCCGACACCGGCGGTTACGCCCGTCAGAACTACCTGCGCGGCCGCGCGCTCATCGCGCAGCGCAAGCTCAACGAGGGGATCACCTTCCTCGAGAACGCCGTGCAGATCGATCCGTCGCACGCCGAGTACCACCTCGAGCTCGGGCTCGCGCTCGCCAAGAACCCGCGCCATCGCGAGGCCGCCGAGATCCGCCTGCTCCAGGCGATCGAGCTGGCCCCGACGTCGGTCGCCGCCTACCTCGCGCTCTCCCAGATGTACCTGAAGGCAGGCCGCCCCGGCCGCGCGGTGAGGATGGCGAAGGAAGCGCTGCGGTGGGAGCCGGGCCACCTCGAGGCGCAGGAAGTCATCGTCCAGGCGGGAAGCGCCGCGACCGACGATCGCGACGACCTCAAGCGCGCGATCTTCGGCGGCTCGTAG
- a CDS encoding NYN domain-containing protein: MPRVVDGDNVLGTWPGRTRSDAEKRKLVREIAKLARVERRRIVVVFDGTSPPGVSYGPDVLFSGPGRKADAVILDLLKREKDVAGWAVVTSDRALGDQCRWVGASVESPSSLRTKLAKDDAGEKPESADDVDYWLKQFGEE; encoded by the coding sequence ATGCCCCGCGTCGTCGACGGGGACAACGTGCTCGGCACCTGGCCGGGCCGCACCCGGTCGGACGCCGAGAAGCGGAAGCTCGTTCGGGAGATCGCGAAGCTCGCCCGCGTCGAGCGCCGCCGGATCGTCGTCGTCTTCGACGGCACGTCCCCGCCGGGCGTCTCGTACGGCCCCGACGTCCTCTTCTCCGGCCCCGGCCGCAAGGCCGACGCCGTCATCCTCGATCTCCTGAAGCGCGAGAAGGACGTCGCCGGGTGGGCCGTCGTCACGAGCGATCGCGCGCTCGGCGATCAGTGCCGCTGGGTCGGCGCCTCGGTCGAATCGCCGTCGTCGCTGCGGACCAAGCTCGCGAAGGACGATGCCGGCGAGAAGCCGGAGAGCGCGGACGACGTCGACTACTGGCTGAAGCAGTTCGGCGAGGAGTGA
- a CDS encoding Smr/MutS family protein, giving the protein MTFDLDAVSEEALELQEVLAYAAGFAASPPGRSALQDARPIADAAALAAEHAANDEAGRYAERFGRLIPAALPDPAPARGTLGIEGHVVDPVALRDLASLLAEAADLGKRLGRLDAGEFPSLQALSHGISDLGALTRDVVRFVGPDGRLEDDASAELRRLRVAIVKAGERLRRQLEAFLHDPSAASVVRDDFVTQRNGRFVIPVRADAPRPVEGIVHAASSSGQTLFVEPIASVATNNELVRLAEQEAAEALRIVRGWTESYRARLPEIDAAIAGLARADVVQARAAFARAIRGTTPRLAPSEPLRLDAVRHPLLDRRIRCIPITVAIDPYDRVLVVSGPNTGGKTVALKTVGLAVLMAQCGLPVAADEATLPIFRQLRADIGDHQSIAADLSTFSGHVRAVVRFLDEAAAPALFLFDEIGTGTEPGEGAALAQAVLERLLDLEITAIATTHHAALKAWAFSDPRVQSAAMEFDEETLKPTYRVLAGAAGSSAGIDVASRLGLEASLVARARALVGAGVRAEEYMARLRALTSEAEEKTGSLREAEARLAAERERLEKKAAAEASERREATAKTLDAALREFRQQSKKELAGIQDAKERAKAERAQFRAESRLRAEARRIAPAAPVAAGPLTIAPGARVRIISLEREGEIVAVRGEKIDVRMGAATFLVSKADLAAAGQEAAPAPEKKSKIASLIASRRPSSDERPEGPPLELHLLGKTVDEALPEVDKFLDACAREGRDEVRIVHGHGTGRLRVGVRAHLKAHPLVASFRPGGTGEGGDGATVVTLR; this is encoded by the coding sequence GTGACGTTCGATCTCGATGCCGTCTCCGAGGAGGCGCTCGAGCTCCAGGAGGTCCTCGCCTACGCGGCCGGCTTCGCGGCGAGTCCGCCCGGGCGCTCGGCGCTCCAGGACGCGCGTCCCATCGCGGACGCTGCGGCGCTCGCGGCGGAGCACGCGGCGAACGACGAGGCGGGCCGGTACGCCGAGCGGTTCGGCCGCCTGATCCCGGCGGCTCTTCCCGATCCCGCGCCCGCGCGCGGCACGCTCGGCATCGAAGGGCACGTCGTCGACCCCGTGGCGCTGCGGGATCTCGCGTCGCTGCTCGCGGAAGCCGCCGATCTCGGCAAGCGCCTCGGCCGTCTCGACGCCGGGGAGTTCCCGTCGCTCCAGGCGCTGTCGCACGGCATTTCGGACCTGGGCGCTCTGACGCGCGACGTGGTGCGCTTCGTGGGACCCGACGGCCGCCTCGAGGACGACGCCTCGGCCGAGCTCCGGCGCCTGCGCGTCGCGATCGTCAAGGCCGGCGAGCGCTTGCGCCGGCAGCTCGAGGCGTTCCTCCACGATCCCTCGGCGGCGAGCGTCGTCCGCGACGACTTCGTCACCCAGCGGAACGGCCGCTTCGTCATCCCGGTCCGCGCCGATGCGCCGCGCCCCGTGGAAGGGATCGTCCACGCCGCTTCGTCGTCCGGGCAGACCCTCTTCGTCGAGCCGATCGCCTCGGTCGCGACGAACAACGAGCTGGTCCGTCTCGCGGAGCAGGAAGCGGCCGAGGCGCTCCGAATCGTCCGCGGTTGGACGGAGAGCTATCGCGCACGACTTCCCGAGATCGATGCGGCGATCGCGGGCCTCGCCCGCGCCGACGTCGTCCAGGCCAGGGCGGCGTTCGCCCGCGCGATCCGTGGGACGACGCCGCGCCTCGCCCCGTCGGAACCGCTCCGCCTGGACGCCGTCCGTCACCCGCTCCTCGACCGCCGCATCCGGTGCATTCCGATCACGGTGGCGATCGACCCGTACGATCGCGTGCTCGTCGTCTCCGGACCGAACACCGGCGGCAAGACCGTGGCCCTGAAGACCGTCGGCCTCGCGGTGCTCATGGCGCAGTGCGGGCTGCCCGTCGCCGCGGACGAGGCGACGCTCCCGATCTTCCGCCAGCTTCGCGCCGACATCGGCGACCATCAGTCGATCGCGGCGGACCTCTCGACCTTCTCCGGCCACGTGCGCGCGGTCGTGCGGTTTCTCGACGAGGCCGCGGCACCCGCGCTCTTCCTCTTCGACGAGATCGGCACCGGGACCGAGCCGGGGGAGGGTGCCGCACTCGCGCAGGCGGTCCTCGAGCGCCTCCTCGACCTCGAGATCACGGCGATCGCGACGACGCACCACGCGGCGCTCAAGGCGTGGGCGTTCTCGGATCCGCGCGTGCAGAGCGCTGCGATGGAGTTCGACGAGGAGACGCTGAAGCCGACCTACCGCGTGCTCGCCGGGGCCGCGGGATCGTCGGCGGGGATCGACGTCGCCTCACGGCTCGGTCTCGAGGCGTCGCTCGTCGCACGGGCGCGGGCGCTCGTCGGCGCCGGTGTCCGCGCCGAGGAGTACATGGCGCGCCTGCGCGCGCTCACCTCGGAAGCGGAGGAGAAGACCGGCAGTCTCCGCGAGGCGGAGGCCCGCCTCGCCGCAGAACGCGAGCGGCTCGAGAAGAAGGCCGCCGCGGAAGCCTCGGAGCGCCGGGAGGCCACAGCGAAGACGCTGGACGCCGCCCTGCGCGAGTTCCGGCAGCAGTCGAAGAAGGAGCTCGCCGGCATCCAGGATGCGAAGGAGCGGGCGAAGGCGGAGCGCGCGCAGTTCCGCGCGGAGTCGCGTCTTCGAGCGGAAGCGCGGCGGATCGCGCCGGCGGCCCCCGTCGCGGCGGGGCCGCTCACGATCGCGCCCGGCGCACGCGTGCGGATCATCTCGCTCGAGCGCGAAGGGGAGATCGTCGCCGTGCGCGGCGAGAAGATCGACGTCCGCATGGGGGCGGCGACGTTCTTGGTCTCGAAGGCCGATCTCGCCGCCGCGGGTCAGGAGGCGGCGCCGGCTCCGGAGAAGAAATCCAAGATCGCGTCGCTCATCGCCTCGCGGCGCCCGTCATCGGACGAGCGTCCCGAAGGGCCGCCGCTCGAGCTCCACCTCCTCGGGAAGACGGTCGACGAGGCGCTCCCCGAGGTCGACAAGTTCCTGGACGCCTGCGCGCGTGAGGGTCGCGACGAGGTCCGCATCGTCCATGGCCACGGCACCGGGCGCTTGCGCGTCGGGGTCCGCGCCCATCTCAAGGCTCATCCGCTCGTCGCGTCGTTCCGCCCCGGCGGAACCGGCGAAGGGGGCGACGGCGCGACCGTCGTCACGCTTCGGTAA
- a CDS encoding CDP-alcohol phosphatidyltransferase family protein, protein MGSGELKTRVGNWTLANQLTFLRLVAVPFFILAVLEARFSLALGIFIGAGVTDLLDGLIARVFRQRTALGAYLDPAADKMLLISGFILLTRYPNLFQGIPMVNRIPLYLTILVISRDGLILAIALMLHLAYGQKRFLPSVIGKVTTGTELVTIGLVLLFNARLETNPIVPFAIRTTLVLILLSGFHYLWRTVAHLRERGPEATP, encoded by the coding sequence ATGGGGTCGGGTGAGCTCAAGACACGTGTCGGGAACTGGACGCTCGCGAACCAGCTCACTTTCCTGCGTCTGGTCGCGGTGCCGTTCTTCATCCTGGCGGTCCTGGAGGCGAGGTTCTCGCTCGCGCTCGGGATCTTCATCGGCGCCGGGGTGACCGACCTCCTCGACGGCCTGATCGCAAGGGTCTTCCGGCAGCGGACGGCGCTGGGGGCCTACCTCGACCCCGCCGCCGACAAGATGCTGCTCATCTCGGGGTTCATCCTGCTGACGCGCTACCCGAACCTGTTCCAGGGGATCCCGATGGTCAACCGGATCCCCCTCTACCTGACGATCCTCGTCATCAGCCGGGACGGCCTCATTCTCGCGATCGCGCTCATGCTCCACCTCGCGTACGGCCAGAAGCGGTTCCTCCCCTCCGTCATCGGGAAGGTGACGACCGGCACCGAGCTCGTCACGATCGGTCTCGTGCTCCTCTTCAACGCGCGCCTCGAGACGAACCCAATCGTCCCGTTCGCGATCAGGACGACGCTCGTGCTCATCCTGCTCTCGGGCTTCCACTACCTCTGGCGCACCGTCGCGCATCTCCGGGAGCGCGGGCCGGAAGCGACGCCGTGA
- a CDS encoding PilT/PilU family type 4a pilus ATPase, with protein MTIDDLLRFMVKQEASDLHLKPMRPPLLRIKGKLLPLKTDALHPDLLKEMIGSLLNDRMKGQIEENCAADFGHSVPGVSRFRASVFLQRGTYSAVFRRVPFEFPSMDDWGLPPILTEFTKLNQGLVLITGPTGSGKSSTLASLMRIIVNTRLIHLITIEDPIEFLFKDNLGAVTQREVGTDTPSFSAALRNALRQDPDVIMVGEMRDLPTIQTVLTAAETGHLVFSTVHTNSAVQTIDRIIDQFPESNHRQIRQQLSNVLQAIVSLKLVEKTDGSGLIAAVEILRTSPRVQKLILEGNLDALEEEIENSVSYYKMQSMNQSLASLVLRGAVARDTALAISIKPGDLDLMLRKFLYAAENRSPEEGHDMAEPLSDFSKILELQEIKRLYDELQDKFRQEIGERDEEIARLRSEVSHAQPVAAVGSEADHLRAENERLGKQIQLVRQEYEAKVERMNARLRELSSTGAQAPAGGSPEPGKGGFFRR; from the coding sequence ATGACGATCGACGATCTCTTGCGCTTCATGGTCAAGCAGGAGGCGAGCGACCTCCACCTGAAGCCGATGCGCCCTCCCCTGCTCCGGATCAAAGGCAAGCTCCTCCCCTTGAAGACCGACGCGCTCCATCCCGACCTCCTCAAGGAGATGATCGGCTCGCTCCTGAACGACCGGATGAAGGGCCAGATCGAAGAAAACTGCGCCGCCGACTTCGGGCACAGCGTCCCGGGCGTGTCGCGCTTCCGCGCGTCGGTGTTCCTGCAGCGCGGGACCTACTCCGCGGTCTTCCGGCGCGTGCCGTTCGAGTTCCCGTCGATGGACGACTGGGGGCTGCCGCCGATCCTGACCGAGTTCACGAAGCTCAACCAGGGCCTCGTGCTCATCACCGGGCCGACCGGCTCGGGGAAGTCCTCGACGCTCGCGTCGCTCATGCGGATCATCGTCAACACGCGCCTGATCCACCTCATCACGATCGAGGACCCGATCGAGTTCTTGTTCAAGGACAACCTCGGGGCGGTCACCCAGCGCGAGGTGGGAACCGACACGCCGTCGTTCTCCGCGGCGCTCCGGAACGCGCTCCGCCAGGACCCCGACGTGATCATGGTCGGCGAGATGCGCGACCTGCCGACGATCCAGACGGTCTTGACCGCGGCGGAGACGGGCCACCTCGTCTTCTCGACCGTCCATACGAACAGCGCGGTACAGACGATCGACCGGATCATCGACCAGTTTCCCGAGTCGAATCACCGTCAGATCCGCCAGCAGCTCTCGAACGTGCTCCAGGCGATCGTCTCCCTGAAGCTCGTCGAGAAGACCGACGGATCGGGCCTCATCGCCGCGGTCGAGATCTTGCGGACGTCGCCGCGCGTGCAGAAGCTGATCCTCGAAGGGAACCTCGACGCCCTCGAGGAGGAGATCGAGAACTCGGTCTCGTACTACAAGATGCAGTCGATGAACCAGTCTCTCGCCTCGCTCGTGCTCAGGGGGGCCGTCGCGCGGGACACCGCGCTCGCGATCTCGATCAAGCCGGGCGACCTCGACCTCATGCTGAGGAAATTCCTCTACGCGGCGGAGAACCGCTCACCGGAGGAGGGACACGACATGGCCGAACCGCTGAGCGACTTCTCGAAGATCCTCGAGCTGCAGGAGATCAAGCGGCTCTACGACGAGCTCCAGGACAAGTTCCGGCAGGAGATCGGCGAGCGCGACGAGGAGATCGCACGCCTGCGATCCGAGGTGTCGCATGCCCAGCCGGTCGCCGCGGTCGGCAGCGAAGCCGACCACCTGCGCGCCGAGAACGAGCGTCTCGGGAAGCAGATCCAGCTCGTGCGCCAGGAGTACGAGGCCAAGGTCGAGCGGATGAACGCGCGCCTTCGCGAGCTCTCGAGCACGGGAGCGCAGGCGCCCGCCGGCGGTTCTCCCGAGCCGGGCAAGGGTGGCTTCTTCCGCCGCTAG
- the hfq gene encoding RNA chaperone Hfq: protein MDTETGGIQNEFFNRARKERALVTVFLANGKRLVGRIRAFDKFTILLETHHGDQMIFKHAISTVGPARMGAGEEDAAHAGHGSERREG, encoded by the coding sequence ATGGACACCGAGACCGGAGGCATCCAGAACGAGTTCTTCAACCGGGCACGCAAGGAGCGCGCGCTCGTCACCGTGTTCCTCGCCAACGGCAAGCGCCTGGTCGGGCGCATCCGGGCGTTCGACAAGTTCACGATCCTGCTCGAGACGCACCACGGCGACCAGATGATCTTCAAGCACGCGATCTCGACCGTCGGACCCGCGCGCATGGGTGCCGGCGAGGAGGATGCCGCGCACGCGGGGCACGGCTCGGAGCGGCGCGAAGGTTAG
- the miaA gene encoding tRNA (adenosine(37)-N6)-dimethylallyltransferase MiaA, whose protein sequence is MRPGDRSRADLLSRPHAGDGERVPRRSARPDDDQAPPLRILVLLGPTGTGKSRVAVEVAEALGGEIVGCDALQIYRGLDAATGKPTDDERHRVPHALVGTVDPRHDYSLAEYVRDADAAVAAIAARGRVPIVVGGTGLYLRGLLKGVVPAPGRDAARRDRLRRLLARFGAARLHGALAARDPGSAARIAPADTQRLLRALELAGPGPIWSDRIAAAGTWSTPGERYDALKIGLTLDRDLLAARLTARVDRFLESGLEEEVAHLLAAGVPESANAFKAIGYREALRARSLGLDLGTERDAIVTATRRYAKRQRTWFRREPGVVWMDASGDPDALAGEIVASWRRFVAC, encoded by the coding sequence CTGCGGCCGGGGGATCGATCGCGGGCAGATCTACTGTCACGACCACATGCAGGAGACGGTGAACGAGTACCGCGACGAAGCGCACGGCCGGATGACGACCAAGCACCACCGCTGAGGATCCTCGTCCTCCTCGGTCCGACCGGTACGGGCAAGTCGCGCGTCGCCGTCGAGGTCGCCGAGGCGCTCGGCGGCGAGATCGTCGGCTGCGACGCGCTCCAGATCTATCGGGGCCTCGACGCGGCCACGGGGAAGCCCACGGACGACGAGAGGCACCGCGTTCCGCACGCGCTCGTCGGCACGGTCGACCCGCGGCACGACTACTCGCTTGCCGAATACGTCCGCGATGCCGACGCCGCCGTGGCGGCGATCGCCGCGCGGGGACGCGTCCCGATCGTCGTCGGCGGCACGGGTCTCTACCTCCGCGGCCTGCTCAAGGGGGTCGTCCCGGCGCCGGGGCGTGACGCGGCGCGACGCGACCGCCTGAGACGCCTCCTGGCCCGCTTCGGCGCCGCGCGGCTCCACGGCGCGCTCGCGGCCCGGGACCCGGGCTCGGCGGCACGGATCGCTCCCGCCGACACCCAGCGCCTCCTCCGCGCTCTGGAGCTCGCCGGGCCCGGCCCGATCTGGAGCGACCGCATCGCGGCGGCCGGCACCTGGTCCACGCCGGGGGAGCGCTACGACGCGCTCAAGATCGGCCTCACGCTCGACCGCGACCTGCTCGCGGCCCGCCTCACGGCCCGGGTCGACCGCTTCCTGGAATCCGGGCTCGAAGAGGAGGTCGCGCACCTCCTCGCCGCCGGGGTGCCGGAATCCGCGAACGCGTTCAAGGCGATCGGCTACCGCGAGGCACTCCGCGCGCGCTCTCTCGGGCTCGATCTCGGCACCGAGCGCGACGCGATCGTCACCGCCACGCGCCGGTACGCCAAGAGGCAACGCACCTGGTTCCGGCGGGAGCCCGGCGTTGTCTGGATGGACGCGTCCGGCGACCCGGACGCGCTCGCCGGCGAGATCGTGGCGTCATGGCGCCGCTTCGTCGCGTGTTAG